One Alicyclobacillus acidoterrestris DNA window includes the following coding sequences:
- a CDS encoding D-alanyl-D-alanine carboxypeptidase family protein, with product MRSIKWIIIALVIIAIPVVQFVRPVPHLSLQVSGATVNTVPGAKPKIDWPSEGQAALAAIGVGDMGHSGAQTPTPIASVTKVMTAYLVLKKHPLSIGQDGPSITVTNEDYQTYVSDKAKGESVLQVKPGEKLTERQALEGLMLPSGNNVASMLAKWCDGTESAFVNEMNSTAKSMGMTNTHYVDASGFNPGSSSTAVDQVKLFSAAMQLPTFKSVVAEPQATLPVAGTVYNVDSEVGHGVIIGGKTGSTSQAGGCFVFASQKTIGAKDVIIVGAVLGQTKTPELQTALDAGVTLSKNAQAALRHVQVVSANTPIATLSAPWTSSDEVVRAGENVSVIGWPGMPIHESVQQVDNLPTHVDAGATIGTLTITVGDQTQKIPLKTTKAMDGPSYAWRLKRL from the coding sequence GTGCGCAGCATCAAGTGGATTATCATCGCGCTCGTCATTATCGCTATACCCGTCGTCCAGTTCGTCCGACCTGTACCGCACTTGTCCTTGCAAGTAAGCGGTGCGACAGTGAACACCGTACCCGGAGCAAAGCCCAAAATTGATTGGCCGAGTGAGGGACAAGCTGCTCTTGCCGCCATTGGAGTTGGCGACATGGGGCACTCGGGTGCGCAGACACCAACGCCGATTGCCAGTGTCACGAAAGTGATGACGGCGTACCTGGTATTGAAGAAGCATCCGCTGAGCATCGGTCAGGATGGTCCGTCCATCACGGTCACAAATGAAGACTACCAAACGTATGTAAGTGATAAGGCAAAGGGTGAGTCCGTCTTGCAGGTCAAGCCCGGCGAGAAGCTCACGGAGCGCCAAGCGCTTGAAGGGTTGATGCTGCCTTCCGGTAACAATGTCGCAAGTATGTTGGCGAAGTGGTGTGACGGCACGGAGAGCGCCTTTGTCAATGAAATGAACAGCACCGCGAAGTCGATGGGGATGACCAACACCCACTATGTGGATGCCAGTGGCTTTAACCCGGGCAGTTCCAGTACGGCGGTCGACCAAGTCAAACTGTTCTCCGCCGCAATGCAATTGCCGACGTTTAAGTCTGTGGTGGCAGAGCCACAAGCGACTTTGCCGGTTGCAGGCACGGTTTACAATGTCGACTCGGAAGTCGGTCATGGTGTCATTATCGGCGGCAAGACGGGTAGCACGTCGCAGGCGGGCGGATGTTTCGTGTTCGCTTCGCAAAAGACGATTGGCGCAAAGGATGTCATTATCGTCGGTGCTGTGCTGGGGCAGACGAAGACACCTGAACTACAAACTGCACTGGATGCTGGGGTGACTTTGTCGAAAAATGCGCAGGCTGCCTTGCGCCACGTGCAAGTTGTCAGCGCAAATACGCCAATTGCAACGCTCAGCGCGCCGTGGACGTCGTCCGATGAGGTCGTTCGTGCGGGTGAAAACGTCAGTGTGATCGGCTGGCCTGGAATGCCAATTCACGAGTCGGTGCAGCAAGTCGACAACCTTCCGACGCATGTTGATGCCGGCGCCACGATTGGAACGCTGACCATTACGGTTGGAGATCAGACGCAGAAGATTCCACTGAAGACGACGAAGGCGATGGACGGTCCAAGTTACGCTTGGCGACTGAAACGACTGTAA
- a CDS encoding MFS transporter: MNDSAGRSGSYKWIALVNTTLGILMASINSSILIIALPVIFDGLKVNPLEPGQTGLLLWVLLGFNVATTVLLVTFGRLSDIFGRVRLYNMGFLVFTIGSVLCAITWGTGLSGEIQLIVFRVVQGIGGAFLFANSAAILTDAFPENQRGLALGLNQIAAIGGSVVGLVVGGLLAATGDWRYVFLVNVPVGLFGTIWGYFALKEVSSPEQHQKLDVLGNLTLGLGILGIMMGLTYGIMPYGGHTMGWTSPTVIGSLVVGVVMLILFVVVESRVPQPLFHLYLFRSRAFTAGNIASFMSALARGGLQFMLIIWLQGIYLPLHGVSFAHTPLIAGIYTIPQMVGFLLAGPISGYLSDKFGARAFATGGLLLAALGFACLETLPSNFNHWLFWLYIFLIGAGMGLFSSPNSAAIMNAVPAKYRGVASGMRATFMNAGMMMSMGIFFSLVIAGLAGTLPTAMYQGLVQHQVPTQTAQAVAGTPPTASLFAALLGYNPLESMLGPKVLNALPANQAHTLTGKEFFPNLISGPFHHGLELAFGISIILLVIGAVASFFRGQRFVYHEEEEQSSSPVH; encoded by the coding sequence ATGAATGATTCGGCGGGTAGATCTGGTAGTTACAAATGGATTGCTCTCGTCAATACGACGCTCGGTATCTTAATGGCGTCGATTAACAGTAGCATTCTCATTATTGCTCTCCCTGTGATTTTCGACGGATTGAAAGTCAATCCATTGGAACCAGGGCAAACGGGATTATTGCTGTGGGTATTGCTTGGGTTTAACGTGGCAACGACTGTGCTGCTCGTGACGTTTGGCCGACTCTCGGACATTTTTGGTCGCGTTCGCCTCTACAACATGGGATTCCTCGTCTTCACCATCGGTTCAGTGCTCTGCGCCATCACATGGGGAACCGGGCTCTCGGGCGAAATTCAGCTGATTGTGTTCCGGGTGGTGCAAGGTATCGGCGGCGCATTTTTGTTCGCGAACAGCGCCGCGATTCTCACAGATGCCTTCCCCGAAAATCAACGCGGACTTGCACTAGGATTAAATCAGATTGCCGCAATCGGCGGTAGTGTCGTCGGATTGGTCGTTGGCGGACTGCTTGCCGCGACAGGTGATTGGCGATACGTATTCCTCGTCAACGTACCAGTCGGCTTATTCGGAACCATTTGGGGCTATTTTGCGCTGAAAGAGGTCAGTAGTCCGGAGCAACATCAAAAGTTGGATGTGCTCGGGAATCTCACCCTTGGCCTCGGAATCCTTGGAATTATGATGGGACTGACTTATGGCATCATGCCATACGGTGGTCACACGATGGGCTGGACTAGTCCGACTGTCATCGGATCGCTTGTCGTCGGCGTTGTCATGCTGATTTTGTTTGTTGTTGTCGAGTCGCGTGTACCACAACCTCTCTTTCACCTCTATCTCTTCCGCAGTCGCGCCTTTACGGCCGGCAATATCGCTTCGTTCATGTCAGCGCTCGCGCGTGGCGGGTTGCAGTTTATGTTAATCATTTGGTTGCAAGGGATTTATCTTCCGCTTCATGGGGTATCATTCGCCCATACACCACTCATTGCCGGAATTTATACCATCCCACAGATGGTCGGTTTTCTACTGGCTGGGCCTATCAGCGGATACCTTTCTGATAAATTTGGCGCACGCGCCTTCGCGACGGGTGGACTGTTGTTGGCGGCGCTCGGCTTTGCATGCCTGGAAACCCTGCCGTCTAATTTCAACCATTGGCTGTTCTGGCTCTACATCTTCTTGATTGGCGCTGGCATGGGACTCTTCTCGTCGCCGAATAGCGCCGCTATCATGAATGCAGTTCCGGCCAAGTACAGGGGCGTCGCTTCTGGGATGCGAGCCACCTTTATGAACGCCGGTATGATGATGAGTATGGGGATCTTTTTCTCGCTTGTCATCGCCGGTTTGGCAGGGACGCTGCCAACGGCCATGTATCAAGGACTGGTGCAACACCAAGTGCCGACGCAGACGGCTCAAGCGGTGGCAGGCACACCGCCGACTGCTTCCTTGTTCGCCGCGCTGTTGGGATACAATCCGCTTGAGAGCATGCTGGGTCCCAAGGTGTTAAACGCGTTACCTGCCAATCAGGCACATACGTTAACGGGCAAGGAGTTCTTCCCGAATCTGATTTCGGGGCCGTTTCACCATGGCTTGGAGTTAGCTTTTGGCATCTCCATTATTTTGCTTGTCATCGGGGCTGTCGCTTCCTTTTTCCGCGGTCAACGCTTTGTTTATCACGAGGAGGAAGAGCAGAGTAGCTCGCCTGTACACTGA
- a CDS encoding ABC transporter ATP-binding protein encodes MSNSAIVCQNVTKQYGAKRALSELTLEIPKGRVVGILGPNGSGKSTLFRLITGLTRAEHGSIHVLGRLPGWRTNCDIAYLPDRARWYANHTVERAFSWAEQFLPGFDRATAERLAEQMHLELDMRAGGMSRGQEARLMLILCIARDVPIIILDEPFAGIDAISRERIIAGLIDHMSGGDRTVLISTHEIYEAEALFDYAVFLDEGRVLLAGDAEQLRSQYGAIHSIQQKLYR; translated from the coding sequence ATGAGCAATAGCGCGATTGTTTGTCAGAACGTGACGAAACAGTATGGGGCAAAACGAGCACTGAGCGAATTGACACTCGAGATTCCAAAGGGCCGGGTGGTTGGAATATTGGGGCCAAACGGATCTGGAAAATCTACGTTGTTTCGGTTAATTACCGGGCTCACGCGGGCCGAGCATGGGTCTATCCACGTACTCGGGAGGCTGCCAGGTTGGCGGACAAATTGTGACATCGCCTACTTGCCGGATAGGGCGCGTTGGTACGCGAACCATACGGTAGAGCGAGCGTTTAGCTGGGCTGAGCAATTTCTGCCGGGATTCGATAGAGCGACGGCTGAGCGCCTTGCCGAGCAAATGCACCTCGAACTGGATATGCGCGCCGGTGGCATGTCTCGGGGACAGGAGGCACGTTTAATGCTCATTCTCTGCATTGCGCGCGATGTGCCAATCATTATCCTAGATGAGCCGTTCGCCGGAATTGATGCCATTTCACGCGAGCGCATTATTGCGGGACTGATTGACCACATGAGCGGCGGGGATAGGACAGTTCTCATTAGTACCCACGAAATTTACGAGGCAGAGGCATTGTTTGATTATGCTGTCTTCCTCGATGAGGGTAGGGTGTTGCTCGCAGGTGACGCAGAACAACTGCGCAGCCAGTATGGAGCCATCCATTCTATTCAGCAAAAGTTGTATCGATAG
- a CDS encoding transglycosylase domain-containing protein — MRRWISIVAALVITIIVLIALAFYLAVRFIPFQASELEKVHQPSIVYAEDGTKLMSLGSPATDLAYGQIPKNVQNAIVATEDHSFWTNSGVDLKSVVRSVFVDTLSGSLEQGASTIPEQLAKMVYLTDKKTFTRKFEQIVLGVQIERNFTKQEILAMYLNRIPLGEGSTGIEQGAQRYFGIDLKKNPNKLTLADAALLAGLPQAPSAYDPIQHPKAALTRRNQVLENMAHWGYISESQAKQAEKAPLGIVKSGSANSNDGWDTNPLLTNFLLDYLSKHNIPPEEVEQGGLKIYTTISPAVQNAINEVFWSGKYDSDFPGPTSGTVVQGAAVFVDPKTGGILGAAGSRHQDFTPLGLDRVYSGSSPGSSIKPIMEYAPALESGKWSYTSILDNAPQDFGDGYEPSNWEVGGPSKVTLQYALEESQNIASVWLLQQIGLSTGVNFAEKDGIQLSSSARQHLGIAIGGEVNVTPLQMAGAYTPFANQGVRSQPYLINKIVNAQGTILYHESPSQSQIMSSQTATDMTRLMQDVVDYGTGQYAKLSNWGVAGKTGTVQYDPGLNGSHDNWIRDGWFDGYTPTLVGSIHIGYDQTDANHHMTMTPEDPSGNAAQIFHDIIALALQNEQPQQFAEGPYPYNTGTADGINYANQNQAPSTKATGIQGLTASYDAAKNQVSLSWQGGFPTTVTYAVTRQTVGSSDQIPVGETQGTSMIDTAVQPGQVYQYTVQATDPNSGSALGTPATVTVQTGAVQTPPGSGQGNNTTTPGVGPGTSPGQGDAGSTPPSGIPGSPQSGDSGGTTDEGGGGASSGDGTSPGGDGPGGSTNDGFGSQTWAPPGEARGHRH, encoded by the coding sequence GTGCGGCGTTGGATATCAATTGTTGCTGCTTTGGTCATCACCATTATCGTCTTGATCGCACTCGCGTTTTATTTGGCGGTTCGGTTTATTCCGTTTCAAGCTTCAGAGTTGGAAAAAGTGCACCAACCGTCCATTGTCTACGCCGAGGATGGGACAAAATTGATGTCTCTGGGTTCTCCGGCGACGGACCTCGCATATGGACAGATTCCGAAGAACGTGCAAAACGCTATTGTTGCGACGGAGGACCACTCGTTCTGGACGAATTCTGGCGTTGACTTGAAGTCCGTCGTCAGATCAGTCTTTGTCGACACACTTTCCGGCAGCTTGGAGCAAGGTGCCAGCACGATTCCGGAACAGTTGGCCAAAATGGTCTACCTGACCGACAAAAAGACGTTTACGCGAAAATTTGAGCAGATTGTTCTGGGTGTCCAAATTGAACGCAACTTCACGAAGCAGGAAATATTGGCTATGTACTTAAATCGGATCCCGTTGGGCGAGGGGAGCACGGGTATCGAGCAAGGGGCTCAGCGTTACTTCGGCATTGATTTGAAAAAGAACCCGAATAAGCTGACGCTTGCAGATGCCGCGCTGTTGGCGGGATTGCCACAGGCCCCGTCGGCGTATGACCCGATACAGCACCCAAAAGCCGCACTTACAAGGCGGAACCAAGTACTTGAGAACATGGCGCATTGGGGATACATCTCGGAAAGTCAGGCGAAGCAAGCGGAGAAAGCGCCGCTTGGCATCGTCAAGTCCGGTAGTGCCAACAGCAATGACGGATGGGATACCAATCCGCTATTGACCAACTTTTTGCTGGACTACCTCAGTAAACACAACATTCCGCCTGAGGAAGTGGAACAGGGCGGTTTGAAAATTTATACGACGATTAGTCCTGCTGTTCAGAACGCCATCAACGAGGTGTTCTGGAGCGGGAAATACGATTCAGATTTCCCGGGCCCGACATCGGGTACGGTGGTCCAGGGCGCCGCTGTGTTTGTCGATCCGAAGACGGGTGGCATCCTTGGTGCCGCGGGCAGCCGTCATCAGGATTTCACGCCGCTTGGGCTGGATCGCGTGTATAGTGGAAGTTCACCGGGGAGTTCTATCAAGCCGATTATGGAATATGCACCGGCGCTGGAATCGGGCAAGTGGTCGTATACGTCCATTCTCGACAATGCGCCGCAGGACTTCGGTGATGGCTATGAGCCGTCGAACTGGGAAGTTGGCGGACCGTCGAAAGTCACCTTGCAGTATGCGCTCGAGGAGTCGCAAAATATTGCCTCTGTCTGGTTGCTACAACAAATTGGGTTGTCGACAGGCGTCAACTTTGCCGAAAAAGATGGTATTCAATTGAGTTCGAGTGCGCGTCAACACCTGGGTATTGCAATTGGTGGCGAAGTCAATGTCACACCGTTGCAGATGGCAGGTGCGTACACGCCATTCGCGAATCAGGGCGTCCGCTCGCAGCCGTATTTGATTAACAAGATTGTGAATGCACAGGGGACGATTCTCTATCATGAATCGCCGTCGCAATCGCAAATTATGTCGAGCCAGACCGCGACGGATATGACGCGGCTCATGCAGGATGTTGTCGATTACGGCACAGGCCAGTATGCGAAGCTGTCGAATTGGGGTGTCGCTGGTAAAACGGGTACAGTGCAGTATGATCCGGGGCTCAATGGCAGCCACGACAACTGGATTCGCGATGGTTGGTTCGATGGCTATACGCCAACGCTTGTTGGAAGCATTCATATTGGTTATGACCAGACGGATGCCAACCATCATATGACGATGACACCGGAAGACCCATCCGGCAATGCAGCGCAAATTTTCCACGACATCATCGCGCTGGCCTTGCAAAATGAGCAGCCGCAACAGTTTGCTGAGGGGCCGTACCCATACAATACGGGAACGGCGGATGGTATCAATTACGCCAATCAGAACCAAGCGCCGTCGACGAAGGCGACAGGGATCCAAGGGCTCACCGCGTCGTACGACGCCGCTAAGAATCAAGTCAGCCTGAGTTGGCAAGGCGGGTTCCCGACGACTGTCACATACGCTGTGACACGGCAAACGGTCGGGTCAAGCGACCAGATACCCGTTGGCGAGACACAGGGTACGAGTATGATTGATACAGCTGTCCAACCAGGGCAGGTCTATCAGTACACTGTACAGGCGACAGATCCGAATTCCGGAAGTGCCTTGGGGACGCCGGCGACGGTCACGGTGCAGACGGGCGCCGTACAAACGCCGCCTGGCAGTGGACAGGGCAACAATACCACAACCCCTGGTGTGGGACCTGGCACGAGTCCGGGACAAGGCGATGCAGGAAGCACACCGCCTTCGGGTATACCTGGTTCACCACAAAGTGGCGATTCAGGTGGAACGACCGATGAGGGTGGCGGCGGTGCGTCGTCCGGCGATGGAACGTCACCTGGTGGGGATGGTCCAGGTGGATCGACCAATGACGGATTCGGTTCACAAACGTGGGCACCGCCAGGTGAGGCCAGGGGCCATCGTCATTGA
- a CDS encoding ABC transporter permease subunit codes for MPVKRIFWPLVRQDFKWQHKSDRVRMSRPWRIAYAIAIALVIVGLTTYGSLVSHTHISTAWYVALSLPWIAFGTSIASVKHEWKNGTVGWWLSLPTSRLQLLTSKFVAVLLRVVLIGCGLYCVIGVLGLYTMGLQGQFHTDSAGQFLLTGAQWVLLAMAAAPFASAFGMLFPIARSSKARPAMPLIWIIFVGIWWVAFSQISRFIQTGYRSDTHTLYLNLSPNLIYPLLASWILAYLLIRFAARVLDRYLTL; via the coding sequence ATGCCTGTGAAGCGCATCTTTTGGCCGCTGGTCAGACAGGATTTTAAATGGCAACATAAGTCGGACAGAGTGCGGATGTCAAGGCCGTGGCGAATCGCCTACGCGATTGCGATTGCCTTGGTCATCGTGGGGTTGACGACCTATGGCAGTCTTGTCAGCCATACACACATCAGTACCGCCTGGTATGTTGCGTTGTCTTTGCCATGGATAGCATTTGGCACATCGATTGCGTCGGTCAAGCACGAATGGAAGAATGGCACGGTTGGTTGGTGGTTGAGCCTTCCCACCTCACGTTTGCAACTCCTCACATCGAAATTTGTGGCAGTGTTGCTTCGCGTGGTTCTGATTGGGTGCGGTTTGTATTGCGTGATTGGGGTTCTCGGTTTATACACGATGGGATTACAGGGACAGTTCCACACGGACTCCGCAGGTCAATTCTTGTTGACTGGGGCGCAATGGGTACTGCTTGCAATGGCTGCGGCCCCCTTTGCATCGGCTTTTGGGATGTTGTTTCCCATTGCTCGTTCATCGAAGGCGAGACCTGCTATGCCACTAATTTGGATTATCTTTGTCGGAATTTGGTGGGTGGCCTTTTCACAAATTAGTCGATTTATCCAAACTGGGTACCGAAGTGACACACATACCTTATACCTGAATTTATCGCCGAATTTGATTTATCCACTCCTGGCCAGCTGGATTTTGGCATACTTGCTCATTCGCTTTGCGGCGCGTGTATTAGACCGTTACCTGACACTTTGA
- a CDS encoding GntR family transcriptional regulator has protein sequence MEERHVGPLTFRLDLSQPLYEQILRQMSSAVARGEIALGEKIPSVRELAQALKINPNTVMHAYKEMEHVGLTETRRGQGTFITTSQERVNQFRTELAKKVIEEFLEKMDSLGYTWGDIEQYVSQYKGGRVR, from the coding sequence GTGGAGGAACGACACGTGGGACCGCTGACATTTCGCCTCGACCTCAGCCAACCGCTTTACGAACAGATTTTGCGGCAGATGAGCAGCGCCGTTGCCAGAGGGGAGATTGCCTTAGGGGAAAAAATCCCGTCCGTAAGAGAGTTGGCCCAGGCACTCAAGATTAACCCGAACACCGTCATGCACGCCTACAAGGAGATGGAGCACGTGGGACTCACGGAGACGCGCCGCGGGCAGGGGACATTTATTACAACCTCCCAGGAGCGGGTGAATCAATTTCGGACAGAATTGGCAAAAAAGGTGATTGAGGAGTTTCTCGAAAAAATGGACAGTCTCGGATATACGTGGGGCGACATTGAGCAATATGTTTCCCAGTACAAAGGGGGACGTGTTCGATGA
- a CDS encoding hydrolase, whose translation MTLDVSKTALVVIDMQKGVLAIPCAPYSTTDVLAKTVSLADAFRERGGFVVLVNVDFHDGRDALHPITDEEPATNRAWPSNASVIAPELGPKSGDLLVTKRQWGAFFGTELDLQLRRRGIDTIVLCGIATDIGVETTAREAYQLGYHQIFVEDAMTAMTEEQHRHPLKYLMPRMGRIRSTAEVVRALQA comes from the coding sequence ATGACACTAGATGTATCAAAGACTGCACTGGTCGTGATTGACATGCAAAAAGGTGTGTTGGCGATTCCATGTGCACCGTACTCGACGACAGATGTGCTTGCAAAGACCGTGTCTTTGGCAGACGCGTTCCGCGAACGAGGCGGCTTTGTGGTATTGGTCAATGTGGATTTTCATGATGGGCGCGACGCATTGCACCCGATAACGGATGAAGAACCCGCTACAAACCGCGCATGGCCGTCGAACGCTAGCGTCATAGCACCTGAGTTAGGGCCGAAGTCTGGTGATTTGCTCGTCACGAAACGGCAGTGGGGTGCGTTCTTCGGAACCGAGTTGGATTTGCAACTGCGTCGCCGTGGTATTGACACCATCGTTCTATGCGGGATTGCGACGGACATCGGCGTTGAAACAACTGCGCGCGAGGCTTATCAACTCGGCTATCACCAAATTTTTGTGGAAGATGCCATGACGGCCATGACCGAAGAACAACATCGCCATCCACTGAAGTATCTGATGCCGAGAATGGGGCGCATTCGGTCGACCGCAGAGGTTGTGCGTGCACTTCAAGCGTAA
- a CDS encoding SDR family oxidoreductase, whose amino-acid sequence MIQVTPYPTSFPPQHQSEQPGLQRLMTPTPDCDNKAYRGSGKLTDKVAVITGGDSGIGRAVAIAFAKEGADVAIVYYNEHEDADDTVKAVGEYGRQCISLPVDVRDPALCKRAIDDVVKRFGKLDILINNAAEQHPQQSVLDITPEQLEGTFRTNVFGYFYMIQAALPHMKPGATIVNTTSITAYKGNETLIDYSATKGAIVTLTRSLSLSLIKQGIRVNAVAPGPIWTPLIPSTFDAAQVAEFGSTAPMKRAGQPAELAPAYVYLASSDSSYVSGQVLHVNGGDVVNG is encoded by the coding sequence ATGATTCAAGTTACGCCCTATCCGACCTCGTTCCCGCCGCAACATCAATCCGAGCAACCCGGCCTTCAGCGGTTGATGACACCCACCCCAGACTGTGACAATAAGGCGTACCGCGGCAGCGGCAAATTGACCGACAAAGTTGCGGTCATCACCGGCGGCGACAGCGGCATTGGGCGTGCGGTGGCCATCGCCTTCGCCAAGGAAGGCGCCGATGTCGCTATCGTCTATTACAACGAACACGAAGACGCCGACGACACCGTCAAGGCAGTTGGCGAATATGGACGTCAGTGCATCTCGCTGCCTGTTGACGTACGTGATCCCGCCCTGTGCAAACGCGCTATCGACGACGTCGTAAAGCGATTCGGCAAACTCGATATCCTTATCAACAACGCCGCGGAACAGCATCCGCAACAGAGCGTTCTCGACATCACGCCCGAACAGTTGGAAGGCACCTTTCGCACCAACGTATTCGGCTACTTTTATATGATTCAGGCGGCACTTCCCCACATGAAGCCAGGCGCAACCATCGTCAACACCACGTCCATCACAGCCTACAAGGGCAATGAGACACTGATAGACTATTCTGCGACCAAGGGTGCCATCGTCACCTTGACGAGATCGCTTTCACTGTCGCTGATCAAGCAAGGTATCCGGGTGAACGCGGTCGCCCCAGGCCCCATCTGGACGCCGCTCATCCCCTCGACGTTCGATGCGGCACAAGTCGCTGAATTCGGCAGCACTGCGCCGATGAAACGCGCTGGACAACCAGCAGAACTCGCGCCAGCGTACGTCTACCTCGCGAGCTCCGACAGCTCCTACGTGAGTGGTCAAGTCCTGCACGTCAACGGCGGAGACGTTGTCAACGGGTGA
- a CDS encoding CcdC family protein — MPNAVATVIGTVIAVVFALTVIFIRLRASGRPTNARKILIPPVMMSTGFLMYIFPFTRERLAYALIAFVVGCLLSYPLIATSKMFVRDNLVYLHRSKAFIYILLGLLVLRLILHSVVEQYVDIYQTGSLFFDLAFGMLVPWRLAMFVQYRRLTQGRDSVGPSVESKA, encoded by the coding sequence ATGCCAAACGCTGTGGCGACAGTGATTGGGACTGTGATTGCAGTGGTTTTTGCGCTCACGGTGATTTTTATTCGGTTGCGGGCTTCTGGGAGGCCGACCAACGCCAGGAAGATTCTGATTCCACCAGTGATGATGAGTACAGGCTTCCTGATGTACATTTTCCCGTTCACGCGTGAACGCTTGGCTTATGCGCTCATCGCCTTTGTGGTCGGGTGTTTGCTCAGTTATCCGCTGATTGCGACCTCAAAGATGTTTGTTCGCGATAATCTTGTGTACTTGCATCGCTCGAAGGCGTTTATTTACATTCTTTTGGGGTTGCTCGTACTGCGTCTGATCTTGCATAGTGTTGTAGAGCAGTATGTGGACATCTATCAAACCGGATCTTTGTTCTTCGATTTGGCGTTTGGAATGCTTGTCCCTTGGCGTCTGGCGATGTTCGTGCAGTATCGCAGGCTGACGCAGGGGCGTGACTCTGTTGGGCCGTCCGTCGAATCGAAGGCTTAG